In a single window of the Streptococcus ilei genome:
- a CDS encoding DUF6287 domain-containing protein, with product MIKKLDKKYLWMIIAFVSAVVLIGGVYLYSSSNIQPDHQKEFNQTSKTSSSSKEKAIDLSGEYVSSARDKAKIQKDGKSWKIDYQTDDGAVSATFSTDFKVEGANKVSTSQMKKSDGNTDFTVTVRIFKYQSDKDPLITVTMSDKDPDHEMVFANRKDFFKSTNPDDAVLDGDLTTFSGSYSNESIEKQIADSGFKLYGYSPEDYYNHRTTVFPSIYSDQDKGWSFWSGASNVQFVLNKDKKPKKAGSTYQVYFVQAGTSGETPGQELIVTLIPENVQGPDGVVSPLRRIFYHQASFQAYQDKWWEAYPEPKKDADLDITAINSGDFSSLAGTWRNAKGQEMVIQEDGTVKGQGRLKAVPNSDKTSKVPYVDLRVGETGVAVGLFKIGFENPDGDQSDKSKPRLVVTQSAGNYPADQYFYRQ from the coding sequence ATGATCAAAAAGTTAGATAAGAAATATCTTTGGATGATCATCGCTTTTGTGAGTGCAGTGGTTCTAATTGGAGGAGTCTATCTCTACTCTAGCTCCAATATCCAACCGGATCATCAAAAAGAGTTCAACCAGACCTCGAAGACCTCGTCCTCATCTAAGGAAAAAGCCATCGATTTGTCTGGTGAATATGTCTCTAGCGCGCGTGATAAGGCCAAGATACAGAAAGATGGGAAATCTTGGAAAATTGATTATCAAACAGATGATGGTGCTGTTTCAGCAACGTTCTCAACGGATTTCAAAGTAGAAGGTGCCAATAAAGTTTCTACTAGTCAGATGAAAAAGTCTGATGGAAATACTGATTTCACCGTCACTGTGCGTATCTTTAAATACCAATCAGATAAGGATCCCCTCATTACGGTAACTATGTCAGATAAAGACCCCGATCATGAGATGGTCTTTGCCAATCGGAAGGATTTCTTCAAGTCGACGAATCCAGATGATGCGGTATTGGATGGGGATTTGACAACCTTCTCAGGAAGTTATTCCAATGAATCGATTGAAAAGCAGATCGCAGATTCTGGCTTTAAGTTGTATGGCTATAGTCCAGAAGATTATTATAATCATCGGACTACTGTCTTCCCTTCTATCTACTCTGATCAGGATAAGGGATGGAGCTTCTGGAGTGGAGCTAGCAATGTCCAATTTGTCCTCAATAAAGATAAGAAACCGAAGAAAGCTGGATCGACCTATCAGGTTTACTTTGTCCAAGCTGGTACAAGTGGAGAAACTCCTGGTCAGGAATTGATTGTCACCTTGATTCCTGAAAATGTTCAAGGTCCTGATGGTGTCGTGTCGCCTTTGAGACGCATCTTCTACCATCAAGCCTCCTTCCAAGCCTACCAAGACAAATGGTGGGAAGCCTATCCAGAGCCTAAGAAGGACGCAGACCTTGATATTACGGCCATCAATAGTGGAGACTTCTCAAGTCTAGCAGGGACATGGCGCAATGCTAAAGGCCAGGAGATGGTCATCCAAGAAGATGGAACTGTAAAGGGCCAAGGAAGATTAAAAGCAGTGCCGAACTCGGATAAGACAAGTAAAGTCCCTTATGTAGATCTACGTGTGGGAGAAACAGGAGTGGCAGTTGGCCTCTTTAAGATTGGTTTTGAAAATCCTGATGGAGACCAGTCAGATAAGAGCAAACCTCGCTTAGTTGTTACCCAATCAGCTGGAAACTATCCAGCAGATCAATACTTCTATCGTCAATAA